One Pullulanibacillus sp. KACC 23026 DNA segment encodes these proteins:
- a CDS encoding acetyltransferase — MKVVIIGHGGHGKVVKELLDHFPEHELIGFLDDRYSRLEHHDGYLCGPMSFTQNLLLQFYNVRFINAIGDNRKRKEIVEYLDLPAERYLTLVHPTAVISSSAIIGEGTVIMPNAVINSETKIQNHVIINSGAIVEHDGRVENFSHISPNATLTGGVKVEEGVHIGSGATVLPGVKIGQWSVIGAGATVLHDISSFKTAVGVPARVVKEKAPFLREVNNHE; from the coding sequence GTGAAGGTTGTCATTATAGGCCATGGCGGTCATGGTAAGGTTGTTAAAGAGCTTTTAGACCATTTCCCTGAACATGAATTGATTGGTTTTTTAGATGACCGGTACTCGCGCTTGGAGCATCATGACGGGTATTTATGTGGTCCAATGTCTTTTACACAAAACCTTTTGTTGCAGTTTTATAATGTTCGATTTATTAATGCAATTGGAGATAATCGGAAACGTAAAGAAATAGTTGAATACTTAGATCTTCCTGCTGAAAGGTATCTCACATTGGTACATCCCACAGCCGTGATTAGCTCCTCAGCGATAATTGGAGAGGGAACGGTCATTATGCCGAATGCTGTGATCAATTCCGAAACAAAGATACAAAATCATGTGATTATTAATTCGGGAGCCATTGTTGAACACGATGGCCGCGTTGAGAACTTTTCCCATATTTCACCAAATGCCACATTAACAGGTGGTGTGAAGGTAGAAGAAGGTGTTCATATCGGCAGTGGTGCGACGGTATTACCAGGAGTAAAAATAGGTCAATGGTCTGTTATTGGGGCAGGGGCAACTGTACTTCATGACATCTCTTCCTTTAAGACGGCCGTAGGTGTACCAGCCAGGGTTGTGAAAGAGAAAGCCCCATTCCTTAGAGAGGTTAATAATCATGAATAA